In a single window of the Flavobacterium sp. W4I14 genome:
- a CDS encoding hypothetical protein (product_source=Hypo-rule applied; cleavage_site_network=SignalP-noTM): protein MKPIKFLPIVMIAAAGLVASCATSKLAQTKPADDVYNSVAKAREVEIAPQPQNRQGQQYQAQGQEEYDEYYGTSNPYYDMDYSSRINRFYNGYSFQGYYDPYFDNYYYGSSYGPSNYLGYGLGWNSGYGLGGWGGSFGYGSIWSNPFYYGNFGYGWNNPYGWNSWGPNSYYDRFGWGGGYYGGGWGIGGGYYGGGVYTNRGYSRPRPGSNDRGTPRYGNGNAGNAGRPSRSGVANPNGIGYAPNINAGRPSRNQGNGSYAQPQGSQAGRPTRNDNYSPQGTQSSRPTRNETYTPPTRTESRPSYSPPPSNGGGGGGSTGGGGGGGSRPSRAGRG from the coding sequence ATGAAACCAATTAAATTTTTACCCATTGTTATGATTGCCGCCGCAGGGTTGGTGGCATCATGCGCTACATCAAAATTGGCTCAAACTAAGCCAGCTGATGATGTTTATAATTCTGTGGCGAAAGCCCGGGAGGTTGAAATAGCACCTCAACCTCAGAACCGACAAGGCCAGCAATATCAGGCCCAAGGGCAGGAAGAATATGATGAATATTACGGAACCAGTAATCCTTATTACGATATGGATTACTCATCTAGAATAAACCGTTTTTATAATGGTTACAGCTTTCAAGGCTATTACGACCCATATTTTGACAATTATTACTATGGAAGCAGTTATGGTCCTTCAAACTACCTGGGTTATGGCCTGGGTTGGAACAGCGGATATGGTTTAGGTGGCTGGGGCGGGAGCTTTGGTTATGGCAGCATCTGGAGCAATCCCTTCTATTATGGTAATTTTGGCTACGGATGGAACAATCCTTATGGATGGAACTCTTGGGGACCTAATTCTTACTATGATCGTTTCGGTTGGGGTGGCGGATATTACGGCGGAGGCTGGGGTATTGGTGGCGGATACTATGGTGGCGGTGTGTATACCAATAGAGGTTACAGCAGACCAAGACCAGGAAGCAACGATAGAGGCACGCCAAGGTATGGAAACGGCAATGCCGGAAATGCGGGCAGACCGAGTAGATCTGGTGTTGCAAATCCTAATGGTATAGGTTATGCTCCAAATATTAATGCTGGAAGACCAAGCAGAAACCAAGGTAATGGCAGCTATGCACAACCTCAGGGCTCGCAAGCTGGCAGACCTACAAGGAATGATAATTATAGTCCTCAAGGTACACAAAGTAGCAGGCCTACCAGAAACGAAACCTATACTCCACCTACCAGAACCGAAAGCAGACCTAGTTATTCACCACCACCATCAAATGGCGGCGGCGGCGGTGGTTCAACCGGTGGTGGCGGTGGTGGCGGTTCAAGACCATCAAGAGCAGGAAGAGGTTAA
- a CDS encoding hypothetical protein (product_source=Hypo-rule applied; cleavage_site_network=SignalP-noTM; pfam=PF12771; superfamily=48452): MKKIYFILSFAFMMAFAGCKKYIDVNYDPNRPIDVKESLMLPPIQMLISQNINASGDGNLSVVLQQYLQVMALNQVAPNFGTYQMYNIDMDGDWSNVYVRTLNNLSLLNVKAAANGNFNYTAISKILTAYTLGYATDVWGDIPYSQAFKGIDVANPTYDTQQQIYTQLQRLLDDGIADIGRNAGVAPGSDDLIYSGDMAKWRKLAYTLKARYYMHLSKAPGNTASAQAQLALTALTNGMQSNDDDAKIAFSGAAGAENPWQQNFLPGTTFVLANTFVDAFTTRNDPRLSKMVKPAKQTGLYTGRQIGLDEIGSLEAYSIPADFYAGANANNYLVNYTEALFIKAEATLVVSGFAAAQPIYQDGIKQHMTKVGVSTIDMDTYIASRGTLNSTNALRLIMEEKSVSNFLNAENYTDWRRTGFPALTKVKNALSEIPRRVLYPNSEITANPQPQQKAKITDRLWWDVN; the protein is encoded by the coding sequence ATGAAAAAGATATATTTCATTTTAAGTTTTGCATTTATGATGGCTTTTGCCGGGTGCAAAAAATACATAGATGTTAACTATGACCCCAACAGACCGATAGATGTTAAAGAATCGCTCATGTTACCACCTATACAAATGCTGATTTCGCAAAATATCAATGCATCCGGTGATGGGAATTTAAGTGTAGTGCTACAGCAATACCTGCAGGTAATGGCACTGAACCAGGTAGCCCCAAATTTTGGCACTTATCAGATGTACAATATTGATATGGACGGCGACTGGAGCAATGTATACGTGCGCACGCTGAACAACTTAAGCCTCCTAAATGTAAAAGCAGCTGCAAACGGCAATTTTAATTATACTGCGATTTCTAAAATACTCACTGCGTATACTTTGGGCTACGCAACCGATGTATGGGGAGATATCCCCTACAGTCAGGCTTTCAAGGGAATTGATGTAGCCAATCCTACTTACGATACTCAGCAACAGATATACACCCAGCTACAGCGGTTGTTAGATGATGGGATTGCGGATATCGGTCGTAATGCTGGTGTAGCGCCTGGTAGTGACGATCTGATATATTCTGGCGATATGGCAAAGTGGAGAAAATTGGCTTATACTTTAAAAGCACGTTATTATATGCACCTGAGTAAAGCACCCGGAAATACTGCTTCTGCCCAGGCACAGTTGGCTTTGACTGCACTAACTAATGGTATGCAAAGCAATGATGATGATGCTAAAATTGCTTTCAGTGGTGCAGCGGGGGCAGAAAATCCATGGCAACAGAATTTTCTACCAGGCACTACATTTGTGCTTGCCAACACCTTTGTTGATGCTTTTACTACCAGAAACGATCCAAGATTAAGCAAAATGGTTAAACCTGCCAAACAAACCGGTTTATATACCGGCCGGCAGATCGGTTTAGACGAAATTGGAAGTCTGGAGGCTTACTCAATCCCTGCCGATTTTTACGCGGGTGCCAATGCCAATAATTACCTGGTAAATTATACCGAAGCATTATTCATAAAGGCCGAAGCTACGCTGGTGGTATCGGGTTTTGCAGCTGCACAACCTATTTATCAGGATGGTATTAAACAGCACATGACTAAGGTAGGGGTGAGCACAATTGATATGGATACCTACATTGCTTCGCGGGGAACACTCAACAGTACAAATGCACTTCGTTTAATTATGGAAGAAAAGTCGGTTTCAAACTTTCTTAATGCTGAAAATTATACAGATTGGCGTCGTACCGGATTCCCGGCTTTAACCAAAGTTAAAAATGCACTCTCTGAAATTCCGAGAAGGGTACTTTACCCAAATAGCGAAATTACAGCAAACCCACAACCGCAACAAAAGGCTAAAATTACCGACAGGTTATGGTGGGATGTTAATTAA
- a CDS encoding two-component system invasion response regulator UvrY (product_source=KO:K07689; cath_funfam=1.10.10.10,3.40.50.2300; cog=COG2197; ko=KO:K07689; pfam=PF00072,PF00196; smart=SM00421,SM00448; superfamily=46894,52172): MHNILKIMKTKNAVSTFTVLIADDHEIIRRGLKGLISDFWPGVEIIHASTLEQALVETEKSPSLIIIDVNLPGGNNLKVIDQIKLVQPNAKILVFSSLNENIYAVPYLKSGASGYLTKNAEESEIVTAITTILAGSRYSSRNVKENMFNSILGNDADNPFTKLSGRELEVAELLTKGIGVLEISNQLNLQMGTVSTYKLRLFQKLKIKSIIELAEKMSIYER; the protein is encoded by the coding sequence TTGCACAATATTCTTAAAATAATGAAAACAAAAAATGCCGTAAGTACTTTTACTGTGCTCATCGCTGATGATCATGAGATCATCCGCCGTGGATTAAAAGGTTTAATATCAGACTTTTGGCCTGGGGTTGAAATCATTCATGCATCTACACTGGAGCAGGCGCTCGTCGAAACAGAAAAATCGCCGAGTTTAATCATCATTGATGTAAACTTGCCAGGGGGTAACAACCTTAAGGTAATCGATCAGATTAAACTAGTTCAGCCAAACGCAAAAATCTTAGTATTTTCATCTTTGAATGAGAATATTTATGCTGTTCCGTATTTAAAATCGGGTGCATCGGGGTACTTAACCAAAAATGCAGAAGAATCAGAAATTGTAACCGCTATTACTACGATTTTAGCAGGCAGTCGCTATTCGAGCAGAAATGTTAAGGAAAACATGTTCAACAGTATATTAGGCAATGATGCTGATAATCCTTTTACCAAACTTTCGGGTAGAGAATTAGAAGTAGCAGAATTACTAACAAAGGGAATTGGGGTATTAGAAATTTCTAATCAGCTAAATCTTCAGATGGGTACAGTAAGTACTTATAAGTTGAGACTTTTTCAAAAGCTGAAAATAAAAAGCATTATAGAACTTGCTGAAAAGATGAGTATCTATGAAAGATAA
- a CDS encoding prolyl-tRNA synthetase (product_source=KO:K01881; cath_funfam=3.30.110.30,3.30.930.10,3.40.50.800; cog=COG0442; ko=KO:K01881; pfam=PF00587,PF03129,PF09180; smart=SM00946; superfamily=52954,55681,64586; tigrfam=TIGR00408) yields the protein MSKEITSREADYSQWYNDIVLKADLAEHSAVRGCMVIKPNGYAIWEKMQAVLDKMFKDTGHQNAYFPLFIPKSFFSKEASHVEGFATECAVVTHYRLKNDGNGNIVVDETAKLEEELIVRPTSETIIWNTYKGWIQSYRDLPILINQWANVVRWEMRTRLFLRTAEFLWQEGHTAHATAEEAIEETERMLHIYADFAENWLAVPVIRGRKSPNERFAGALDTYCIEALMQDGKALQAGTSHFLGQNFAKAFDVKFTGKDGKLDHVWATSWGVSTRLMGALIMAHSDDSGLIIPPKLAPIQVVIVPIYKGDEDLARISSYVNELTMRLKGLGVSVKYDDRDTQRPGFKFADYELKGVPIRIAIGGRDLENKTVEIARRDTKVKQTVPQEGLDIYIIKLLEDIQQSMFNKALAYRDAHITEANSYEEFQELLDTKAGFISAHWDGTPETEQKIKEETKATIRCIPLDNKLEDGICIYSGKPSIQRVLFARAY from the coding sequence ATGAGCAAAGAAATTACAAGTAGAGAAGCAGATTATTCCCAGTGGTATAATGATATTGTGTTAAAAGCAGATTTAGCAGAGCACTCTGCTGTGCGTGGTTGTATGGTTATAAAGCCTAATGGCTATGCTATATGGGAAAAAATGCAGGCTGTTTTAGATAAAATGTTTAAGGATACAGGCCATCAAAATGCCTATTTTCCATTATTCATCCCAAAGTCATTTTTCTCTAAGGAAGCTTCTCACGTTGAGGGTTTTGCGACAGAATGTGCAGTAGTAACACATTACCGGTTAAAAAATGACGGTAACGGAAATATTGTTGTTGATGAAACAGCCAAATTAGAGGAGGAATTAATTGTTCGTCCTACATCCGAAACCATTATTTGGAATACCTATAAAGGATGGATCCAATCGTACCGTGATTTGCCGATATTGATCAATCAGTGGGCGAATGTGGTAAGATGGGAAATGCGTACCAGGTTGTTTCTACGCACAGCCGAATTTTTGTGGCAGGAAGGCCATACTGCACATGCTACTGCAGAAGAGGCAATTGAGGAAACAGAACGCATGCTGCATATCTATGCCGATTTTGCCGAAAATTGGTTGGCAGTTCCGGTAATCAGAGGTCGTAAATCGCCGAATGAGCGCTTTGCAGGTGCTTTGGATACTTATTGTATTGAGGCCTTAATGCAGGATGGTAAAGCTTTACAAGCAGGTACATCTCACTTTTTAGGTCAGAATTTTGCTAAAGCTTTTGATGTTAAGTTTACCGGTAAAGATGGGAAATTAGACCATGTATGGGCTACTTCATGGGGTGTTTCTACACGTTTAATGGGTGCCTTGATTATGGCGCACAGTGATGATTCAGGATTGATTATTCCACCGAAATTAGCGCCAATACAAGTGGTAATTGTTCCGATTTATAAAGGTGATGAGGATCTGGCAAGAATTTCTTCATATGTTAATGAATTAACCATGCGTTTAAAAGGTTTAGGCGTTTCGGTGAAATATGATGACAGGGATACACAGCGCCCTGGATTTAAGTTCGCTGATTATGAGTTGAAAGGTGTGCCGATCCGTATTGCCATTGGTGGTCGCGATTTAGAAAATAAAACAGTAGAAATTGCCCGTAGGGATACCAAGGTGAAACAAACTGTACCTCAGGAAGGATTGGATATTTACATCATCAAATTATTGGAAGATATTCAGCAAAGCATGTTCAATAAAGCTTTGGCTTATCGCGATGCGCATATTACAGAAGCCAATAGTTACGAAGAGTTTCAGGAATTGTTAGATACCAAAGCTGGTTTTATATCAGCACACTGGGATGGAACACCAGAAACAGAACAAAAGATAAAAGAAGAAACAAAAGCAACCATTCGTTGTATTCCTTTAGATAATAAATTAGAAGATGGTATTTGTATTTATTCAGGAAAACCATCTATCCAAAGGGTACTGTTTGCAAGAGCATATTAG
- a CDS encoding cystathionine gamma-lyase (product_source=KO:K01758; cath_funfam=3.40.640.10,3.90.1150.10; cog=COG0626; ko=KO:K01758; pfam=PF01053; superfamily=53383): MKFATKAIHAGQEPDPTTGAVMTPIYQTSTYWQKSPGDNKGYEYSRGTNPTRKALEDCLAALENAKYGLAFSSGMGATDAVLKLLQPGDEVITGNDLYGGSYRIFTKIYTKYGIKFHFLDLSKPENILPYINDKTKLVWIETPTNPTMQIIDIEGVSKITKEKNLILTVDNTFASPYLQNPIDLGADIVMHSVTKYIGGHSDVVMGALVTNDEQLYKDLWFIYNACGATPGPQDAFLVLRGIKTLHLRMKAHCENGARIAHYLKTHPKVDKIYWPGFEDHPNHDVAKKQMRGFGGMISITLKGADLEETFRISSNFKVFTLAESLGGVESLINHPATMTHGSIPKEEREKVGVTDNLLRLSVGVEDIDDLLEDLANALA, from the coding sequence ATGAAATTCGCAACTAAAGCTATACATGCAGGTCAAGAGCCTGATCCAACTACAGGTGCTGTAATGACACCGATATATCAAACTTCTACTTATTGGCAGAAATCTCCGGGAGACAATAAAGGCTACGAGTATTCGAGGGGAACAAACCCAACACGTAAAGCTTTGGAAGATTGTTTAGCTGCTTTAGAAAATGCCAAATATGGTCTGGCTTTTTCGAGCGGAATGGGGGCAACAGATGCCGTATTGAAATTATTGCAGCCTGGAGATGAAGTGATTACGGGAAATGATCTGTATGGTGGCTCATACCGGATCTTTACCAAAATATACACTAAATACGGAATCAAATTTCATTTTCTGGATCTATCTAAGCCAGAGAATATATTGCCCTATATTAATGATAAAACCAAATTGGTTTGGATAGAAACACCTACTAATCCTACCATGCAGATTATCGATATTGAAGGGGTGTCAAAAATTACAAAAGAGAAAAATTTAATCCTTACCGTTGATAATACATTCGCATCGCCTTATTTACAAAACCCGATTGATCTGGGCGCAGATATTGTGATGCACTCGGTAACCAAATACATTGGTGGCCACTCTGATGTGGTAATGGGTGCTTTGGTAACAAATGACGAGCAATTGTATAAAGACCTGTGGTTTATTTATAATGCCTGTGGTGCAACACCAGGCCCGCAGGATGCTTTTTTAGTATTGAGGGGAATTAAAACACTTCACCTTCGGATGAAAGCACATTGCGAAAACGGAGCGCGCATTGCACATTATTTAAAAACACATCCAAAGGTTGATAAAATTTATTGGCCTGGTTTTGAAGATCACCCTAATCACGATGTGGCTAAAAAACAAATGCGCGGATTTGGCGGGATGATTTCGATTACCTTAAAAGGTGCTGATCTGGAAGAAACTTTTAGAATCTCGTCTAATTTTAAAGTATTCACATTAGCTGAATCATTGGGTGGGGTAGAATCATTAATTAATCACCCTGCAACGATGACACATGGTTCTATTCCGAAAGAAGAAAGAGAGAAAGTAGGTGTTACCGATAACCTACTTCGTTTAAGTGTTGGAGTTGAAGATATCGATGATCTTTTAGAGGATCTGGCAAATGCATTAGCATAA
- a CDS encoding CRP-like cAMP-binding protein (product_source=COG0664; cath_funfam=2.60.120.10; cog=COG0664; smart=SM00100; superfamily=51206) — protein MIAVNLSDEDRWKKYNNFSPLVSIFKKFHPLNDEIEKRINQHTFPISYKKNKYLVSPVDRNKFLFLILKGVVRGFIKDGDNEITTWIAKENEIVGTIRNLWIDGDSDEYLQALEDVDLVAIPHVLSEYLYENFPEANIVGRKMMELYYRSAEERAYLCRISSAEKRYKRFLLSFPDLINRVSLKYIASFLAIRLETLSRIRAKI, from the coding sequence ATGATCGCAGTTAATTTATCTGATGAAGATAGGTGGAAGAAATATAATAATTTTTCTCCTCTAGTCTCAATTTTTAAGAAATTCCACCCGCTTAATGATGAAATAGAAAAGCGGATTAACCAGCATACCTTTCCGATCAGCTACAAAAAAAATAAATACCTTGTTTCACCTGTAGATCGTAACAAATTCCTTTTTTTAATTCTTAAAGGTGTAGTTAGGGGTTTTATTAAGGACGGGGATAACGAGATTACCACATGGATTGCCAAAGAGAATGAAATTGTAGGTACCATACGTAATTTGTGGATAGATGGCGATTCGGATGAGTATTTACAGGCATTGGAAGATGTAGATTTAGTCGCTATCCCACATGTATTGTCAGAATATCTTTACGAAAATTTTCCTGAAGCCAATATTGTTGGCAGAAAGATGATGGAATTATATTACCGTTCGGCAGAGGAACGTGCTTACCTGTGCCGGATTTCATCAGCCGAAAAAAGATACAAACGGTTTTTGCTCTCATTCCCTGATTTAATTAATCGGGTTTCTTTAAAATACATTGCTTCTTTTTTAGCCATCAGGCTCGAAACATTGAGTAGAATTAGGGCTAAAATTTAA
- a CDS encoding hypothetical protein (product_source=Hypo-rule applied): MKTKDNKDAVEKERKNKGSSKGKASFDQNGKGSSDKFGQAGSTPNESGESGLGTVDKNKKT, translated from the coding sequence ATGAAAACTAAAGACAATAAAGACGCAGTGGAAAAAGAGCGTAAAAATAAAGGAAGCTCAAAGGGAAAGGCCTCCTTCGATCAAAACGGAAAGGGTTCTTCAGATAAATTTGGTCAGGCTGGTTCTACACCTAACGAATCAGGAGAGAGTGGGCTTGGTACTGTAGATAAAAACAAAAAGACTTAG
- a CDS encoding hypothetical protein (product_source=Hypo-rule applied; cath_funfam=1.10.287.130; cleavage_site_network=SignalP-noTM; superfamily=56935), with protein MKKYILASLVATVAAMGSTYAQSYAPDAFRFSQTNYGSSARFKGMGGAQIGVGGDIGSINANPAGLGLFTKSEFSLTPEFNSVSNNSAYLGNNTKADKNQINLNNIGVVFYSPAARIKGADVNKGLVSTVFGLSYTRNNDFLNNINYSGTNTNSSIRDSYVDQANNFGVTNSIAGDAYNSFLINKNTPTFPNKYSAEPYNNANFTQNWDEARLGSTSEFNVAGALNFGNKVYIGATASFVNVKYTSDATFTESGIVNSYNDGDVIPTYNGNENYSLNHFRNQETKGGGFNLKLGAIFRPVNELRIGLNFQTPTWMNIEDNTSETLQATTAGNANSGPTKSNNPTQYYSFTYNLRTPLKASAGISYVIAGTALISADVDYVDYASMRFSDSNGSDLSTINDNNAFIKASYKEAVNYRFGAEVKVTNEISLRGGYGVNGNGVKGGDNKFYQGQYYTGGIGYRVDNYYFDLAYQNYKTNFSSSPYLLDDYTEPVADVKSNRNNVFLTFGVRF; from the coding sequence ATGAAAAAATATATTTTAGCTTCACTAGTAGCTACAGTAGCTGCTATGGGATCAACGTACGCCCAAAGTTACGCCCCTGATGCGTTCCGCTTTTCTCAAACCAATTATGGTAGTTCTGCCCGATTTAAGGGAATGGGCGGTGCACAAATCGGAGTTGGAGGTGATATTGGTTCAATTAACGCGAACCCTGCCGGATTGGGTTTATTTACCAAATCTGAGTTTAGTTTAACTCCTGAATTTAATTCTGTCTCAAACAATAGCGCATATCTGGGCAACAATACCAAAGCTGATAAAAACCAGATTAACCTAAATAATATTGGTGTGGTTTTTTACAGTCCAGCGGCAAGAATAAAGGGTGCTGACGTAAATAAAGGATTGGTAAGTACGGTATTCGGTTTAAGCTATACGAGAAATAACGATTTTTTAAATAACATTAACTATAGCGGCACTAATACAAACAGCTCGATTAGAGATTCTTATGTAGATCAGGCTAATAATTTTGGCGTAACAAACAGCATCGCAGGTGATGCTTACAACAGTTTTCTGATCAATAAAAACACGCCTACCTTTCCTAACAAATATTCTGCAGAACCCTATAACAATGCCAATTTTACACAAAACTGGGATGAGGCACGTTTAGGCTCCACTTCAGAATTTAATGTGGCTGGTGCCCTAAATTTTGGCAATAAGGTATACATTGGTGCTACTGCTAGTTTTGTCAATGTTAAATATACCAGCGATGCTACTTTTACAGAATCAGGTATTGTTAACTCATATAATGATGGTGATGTCATACCTACATACAACGGAAATGAAAATTACAGCCTTAACCACTTTAGAAATCAAGAAACTAAAGGCGGTGGATTCAATTTGAAATTAGGTGCTATTTTCAGACCGGTTAATGAGTTAAGAATCGGTTTGAATTTCCAAACACCAACCTGGATGAACATTGAAGACAATACCAGTGAGACTTTACAGGCTACTACTGCAGGAAATGCTAATAGTGGGCCAACTAAATCGAACAATCCAACTCAATATTATTCATTTACTTATAATTTGCGTACACCACTAAAAGCTTCGGCAGGTATTAGCTACGTAATCGCTGGTACAGCATTAATCTCAGCCGATGTTGATTATGTAGATTATGCCTCAATGCGTTTTTCTGATTCTAACGGTTCTGATCTTTCAACAATAAACGACAATAACGCCTTTATCAAAGCGTCATATAAAGAAGCTGTTAACTATAGATTTGGTGCAGAAGTAAAAGTAACCAACGAAATTAGTTTACGCGGTGGTTACGGCGTAAATGGAAATGGTGTTAAAGGCGGCGACAATAAATTTTACCAAGGTCAATATTACACTGGTGGAATTGGATACCGGGTAGATAACTATTATTTCGATTTAGCGTATCAGAACTACAAAACAAACTTTAGTTCAAGTCCTTATTTGCTAGACGATTATACAGAACCTGTTGCAGATGTTAAAAGCAATAGAAACAATGTATTCTTAACCTTTGGGGTAAGATTTTAA
- a CDS encoding uncharacterized protein (TIGR02757 family) (product_source=TIGR02757; pfam=PF09674; tigrfam=TIGR02757), giving the protein MQFLELKNFLDSKVEQYNQPNFIANDPVCIPHLFEKKQDIEIAGFFAAVLAWGQRKTIINKCKELLVRMDNAPYDFVVNHTDNDLKRLLNFKHRTFNDTDLLYFISFFKQHYQNFDSLEQAFVPKQDVFRPDYLEVSSVKLEIAYASEVCYAAELNFSIEQALNHFRQYFFSLEDFPHRTKKHISSPKQKSTCKRLNMFLRWMVRADQKGVDFGIWNTLQPKDLICPCDVHVDRVGRLLGLINRKQTDWLTAIELTDNLKQFDPSDPVKYDFALFGLGVEKLL; this is encoded by the coding sequence ATGCAGTTTTTAGAGCTAAAAAATTTCCTTGATAGTAAGGTCGAACAATACAATCAGCCAAATTTTATAGCAAACGATCCGGTTTGTATTCCACATCTTTTCGAAAAAAAACAGGATATAGAAATTGCGGGCTTTTTCGCTGCGGTTTTAGCCTGGGGCCAGCGGAAAACAATTATTAATAAATGTAAGGAACTGTTGGTGCGTATGGATAATGCGCCTTATGATTTTGTTGTTAATCATACCGATAACGATTTAAAACGCTTGCTGAACTTTAAACACCGCACATTTAACGATACCGACTTACTATATTTTATATCTTTTTTTAAGCAGCATTATCAAAACTTCGATAGTTTAGAGCAGGCATTTGTACCAAAGCAAGATGTTTTTCGACCTGATTATTTAGAAGTTTCATCGGTAAAACTGGAGATCGCCTATGCCTCTGAAGTATGTTATGCTGCTGAGCTTAACTTTTCAATAGAGCAGGCATTGAATCATTTCAGACAATATTTTTTCTCCTTAGAAGATTTTCCCCACCGCACGAAGAAACATATCTCCTCACCAAAGCAAAAATCTACCTGTAAACGGTTAAATATGTTTTTGCGGTGGATGGTTAGGGCAGATCAAAAAGGTGTCGATTTTGGTATTTGGAATACACTTCAGCCAAAAGATCTGATCTGTCCCTGTGATGTGCATGTTGATCGGGTAGGACGCTTGCTTGGACTGATTAATAGAAAGCAGACTGATTGGTTAACTGCAATTGAATTAACCGACAATTTGAAGCAGTTCGACCCCTCAGATCCGGTTAAGTATGATTTTGCATTATTTGGACTTGGTGTAGAAAAATTGCTTTAA